A single window of Leishmania panamensis strain MHOM/PA/94/PSC-1 chromosome 35 sequence DNA harbors:
- a CDS encoding vacuolar protein sorting-associated protein-like protein (TriTrypDB/GeneDB-style sysID: LpmP.35.3500), which yields MLRDEPPPEKGQQSLSLFSRLLSSIDGCKLEVVLDGKAEEDKIKVVDIYDNVSERFPLYSWKEPVKGRVMLMPTSSSYSHQGVVVELIGVASTFRDVESRVVFLRQERQFEPDTLTQPTPFEFVFSAPKEHESYHGIYAKVRYFVQATVRQRIKSPSVKEEVWVHRVDAALSESQPDASAHVNYFRETYFGPESISMNVGVENVLHIEFRYDKKIFHLAERVLGKVEYKIADMDIAYGEVGLVRKEFIAPGQSGETMESETLQKFEIMDGTPIVEEVVPIRLYLNSIPRLTPTYMNVENLFSVRYFLNLVLVSQEGKRYFKQQEIQLYRRTGQDRPVNSLGLGLSAKPAQRRMNTKGGWSA from the coding sequence ATGCTGCGTGATGAGCCGCCGCCCGAGAAGGGGCAGCAGAGCCTTTCTTTATTCAGCCGACTCTTGTCCAGTATCGACGGCTGCAAACTCGAAGTTGTGCTGGACGgcaaagcggaggaggacaagaTTAAAGTAGTGGACATCTACGACAACGTAAGCGAGCGCTTCCCGCTCTACTCATGGAAGGAGCCCGTCAAGGGACGCGTGATGCTGATGCCGACCAGCTCTTCCTACTCACATCAAGGTGTGGTAGTGGAGCTGATCGGCGTGGCAAGCACGTTTCGCGATGTTGAGTCGCGCGTTGTCTTCCTCCGGCAGGAGCGCCAATTTGAGCCAGACACACTGACGCAGCCGACGCCCTTCGAGTTTGTTTTCTCTGCGCCGAAGGAGCATGAGTCGTACCATGGCATCTACGCCAAAGTCCGATACTTTGTGCAGGCGACAGTGAGGCAGCGTATCAAGAGCCCAAgtgtgaaggaggaggtgtgggtgCACCGCGTCGACGCAGCGCTGAGCGAATCACAGCCTGATGCCTCAGCTCACGTGAACTACTTCCGCGAGACGTACTTCGGGCCGGAGTCCATCTCAATGAACGTTGGCGTAGAAAATGTTCTTCACATTGAGTTTCGCTACGACAAGAAAATCTTCCACCTGGCGGAGCGGGTGTTGGGCAAGGTGGAGTACAAAATAGCGGATATGGATATCGCGTATGGTGAGGTGGGGCTGGTACGTAAAGAGTTCATCGCACCTGGCCAGTCAGGGGAGACAATGGAATCGGAGACGCTGCAAAAGTTCGAGATCATGGATGGCACCCCTATTGTCGAAGAAGTAGTCCCAATTCGCCTCTATCTTAACTCGATCCCGCGCCTGACACCGACGTACATGAACGTTGAGAATCTCTTTAGTGTGCGCTACTTCCTCAATCTCGTGCTGGTGAGTCAAGAGGGAAAGCGGTACTTCAAACAGCAGGAAATCCAGTTGTACCGTCGAACAGGGCAGGATCGGCCAGTCAACTCTCTCGGCTTGGGTCTATCAGCGAAGCCTGCTCAGCGGCGCATGAATACGAAAGGCGGCTGGAGCGCGTGA